The Saccharomycodes ludwigii strain NBRC 1722 chromosome II, whole genome shotgun sequence genome window below encodes:
- the GCD1 gene encoding translation initiation factor eIF2B subunit gamma (similar to Saccharomyces cerevisiae YOR260W | GCD1 | General Control Derepressed), producing the protein MDYQAFIFCGKGHGLEPFSKTRGDTGIVKALLPVGNKPMIEYVLDWCEQAGFKEINVVIDKNDLDLLKEGLGSYLLRREESYKKLMKNLNSVSPFTNSSSTLSSASVGHNYSSSGNGSASGVNLSHNLKKPTPIKFISSECQNTGECLAKELLPKITSNFVLLPCDFITDIPPQILSYQFLNMSDDNLCMSVYYKNKFENIDKKQLSNCFTVYSEEEDSPVLLDIYSKESVDKNKYLQIRTQLLWRFPKATVSTTLLNSFIYFCSYKLVSILGDAENKINCNKSLTKVFRDLSRRSWQHSTKKETVGIFVIPEVGNFLRSNNLSSYMEANRYILKVRSTYSSNNTSAHTHNNNSTVGGDSFVGGNCTFGEKTNIKKSVIGNNCKIGKKCRIVGCVIFTNLEIEDDCHIENCIIGNFAKISKKCKLTNCYVESSYEVGEKSMLKGETLKSLYLADNSDEDNNNNENDEDNDHDDDDDDDDEYMYREEISGEDDEEDGEGYEYDDEYGDDDIFER; encoded by the coding sequence atGGATTATCAagcttttatattttgtggTAAGGGTCATGGTTTGGAACCCTTTTCTAAAACTAGAGGGGACACAGGGATAGTTAAAGCCTTGTTACCAGTTGGCAATAAGCCAATGATTGAATATGTTTTAGACTGGTGTGAACAAGCGGGCttcaaagaaataaatgTTGTTATTGACAAAAATGATCTAGacttattaaaagaaggaTTGGGTTCCTATTTGCTTAGGAGAGAAGAatcttataaaaaattaatgaaaaatttaaattctgTCTCACCTTTCACTAATTCATCATCAACACTATCCTCAGCTTCAGTGGGCCATAATTACTCCTCTAGTGGCAATGGCTCTGCGAGTGGCGTTAACTTATCtcataatttgaaaaaaccAACCCcgataaaatttatttcatCAGAATGCCAAAACACTGGCGAATGTTTGGCTAAGGAGCTTTTGCCTAAGATAACATCGAATTTTGTTCTATTGCCGTGCGATTTTATCACCGATATCCCACCTCAAATTTTATCctatcaatttttaaatatgtCTGATGATAACCTATGTATGTCGgtttattacaaaaataaatttgagAATATCgacaaaaaacaattaagcAATTGTTTCACTGTTTATTCTGAGGAAGAAGACTCGCCTGTATTATTAGATATATATTCCAAAGAATctgttgataaaaataagtatTTACAAATCAGAACGCAATTGTTGTGGAGATTTCCCAAGGCCACTGTTTCTACCACTTTATTGAATTCgttcatatatttttgttcctATAAGCTAGTTTCCATATTGGGTGATgcagaaaacaaaataaattgtaataaatcattaacTAAAGTGTTTAGAGATTTATCAAGAAGATCGTGGCAACATTCCACCAAAAAGGAGACTGTCGGTATATTTGTTATCCCTGAAGTTGGTAATTTTTTGAGATCTAATAACTTAAGTTCCTATATGGAGGCAAAcagatatattttaaaagtaagATCAACATACAGCAGCAACAATACTTCGGCACACacacataataataattctactGTCGGTGGTGATTCTTTTGTTGGTGGAAATTGTACCTTTGGCGAAAAAACTAACATCAAGAAGTCTGTAATTGGGAATAATTGTAAGATTGGTAAGAAATGTCGTATTGTTGGTTGTGTGATCTTTACCAATCTGGAAATTGAAGACGATTGTCATATAGAAAACTGTATTATTGGCAACTTCGCTAAAATATctaaaaaatgtaaattGACCAATTGTTATGTAGAGAGCTCATATGAAGTGGGAGAAAAGAGTATGTTGAAAGGAGAAACGTTGAAGAGTTTGTATTTGGCGGACAATTCTGATgaagataataacaataatgaaaatgatgaagaCAACGACCAcgacgatgatgatgatgacgatgatgagTATATGTATCGTGAAGAAATTAGTGGCGAAGATGACGAAGAAGATGGCGAAGGATATGAATACGATGATGAATACGGTGATGATGACATTTTTGAACGTTAA